The proteins below come from a single Trifolium pratense mitochondrion, complete genome genomic window:
- the nad3 gene encoding NADH dehydrogenase subunit 3: MSEFAPICIYLVISLLVSLILLGLPFPFASNSSTYPEKLSAYECGFDPFGDARSRFDIRFYLVSILFIIPDPEVTFSFPWAVPPNKIDPFGSWSMMAFLLILTIGSLYEWKRGASDRE, translated from the coding sequence ATGTCAGAATTTGCACCTATTTGTATCTATTTAGTGATCAGTCTGCTAGTTTCTTTGATCTTACTCGGTCTTCCTTTTCCCTTTGCTTCCAATAGTTCGACCTATCCAGAAAAATTGTCGGCCTACGAATGTGGTTTCGATCCTTTCGGTGATGCCAGAAGTCGTTTCGATATACGATTTTATCTAGTTTCTATTTTATTTATTATTCCTGATCCGGAAGTAACCTTTTCCTTTCCTTGGGCAGTACCTCCCAACAAGATTGATCCGTTTGGATCTTGGTCTATGATGGCCTTTTTATTGATTTTGACGATTGGATCTCTCTATGAATGGAAAAGGGGTGCTTCGGATCGGGAGTAA
- the rps12 gene encoding ribosomal protein S12: MPTLNQLIRHGREEKRRTDRTRASDQCPQKQGVRPRVSTRTPKKPNSAPRKIAKVRLSNRHDIFAHIPGEGHNSQEHSMVLIRGGRVKDLPGVKSHCIRGVKDLLGIPDRRRGRSKYGAEKPKSI, translated from the coding sequence ATGCCTACATTAAATCAATTGATTCGTCATGGTAGAGAAGAAAAACGGCGCACGGACCGTACTCGAGCTTCGGATCAATGTCCCCAGAAGCAAGGAGTACGCCCGCGTGTTTCAACGAGAACACCGAAAAAACCAAATTCAGCTCCACGTAAGATAGCCAAAGTACGATTGAGCAATCGACATGATATATTTGCTCACATTCCGGGCGAAGGTCATAATTCGCAGGAACATTCTATGGTCTTAATAAGAGGAGGTAGAGTTAAAGATTTGCCAGGTGTGAAATCCCATTGTATTCGAGGAGTCAAGGATTTGTTGGGAATTCCGGATCGAAGAAGAGGCAGATCAAAATATGGTGCAGAAAAACCCAAATCGATATGA